tcctgtccccatcccacggACACGGATCCGGGTGCCacctcctgtccccatcccatggaCACGGATCCAGGTGCCacctcctgtccccatcccatggaCACAGATCCAGGTGCCAGGGCTTGTCCCCATTCTTTGGGACATGGATCCAGGTGCCAGGGCCTGTCCCAATCCCATGGACACGGATCCGAGTGCCAGGGCTTGTCCCCATTCTTTGGGACACAGATCCAGGTGCCAGGGCCTGTCCCAATCCCATGGACACGGATCCGGGTGCCAGGGCCTGTCCCCATTCTTTGGGACACGGATCCGGGTGCCAGGGCCTGTCCCAATCCCACGGACACAGATCTGGGTGCCACCTCCTGTCCCCATTCTTTGGGATGGATCTTTGGGATTCTTTGGGACACGGATCCAGGTGCCAGGGCCCGTCCCCATTCTTTGGGACACCGATCCGGGTGCCAGGGCCTGTCCCAATCCCACAGACACAGATCCGGGTGCCAGGGCCTGTCCCAATCACACAGACACGGATCTGGGTGCCACCTCCTGTCCCCATTCTTTGGGATGGATCTTTGGGATTCTTTGGGACACGGATCCGGGTGCCACCTCCTGTCCCCATTCTTTGGGATGGATCTTTGGGATTCTTTGGACACGGATCCAGGTGCCAGGGCCTGTCCCCATCCCGTGGGGACACCGAGGATCAGCCGGATCCCACCGGGAAGGGATCTCCAGCCCTCATGAGCCAGGGAGGAGCTTCCCCGCAACAGGAATTTCCCGGTCCCGATCCCTCCTGGATGAGATCCTGGGAATAATCCCGGGataaatcctgctgggacaccctAGGGAACAGTCCCTGTCCTCTCCCATCCCtgctgatcccaaatcccccaggataCCCCCCAGAGATCCCCATGGAATGAGCCAGGGGCAGAGGGGCTTTATTGGGAGCACAGATTTGGGAGTGGGTGGATCCagccccaatcccatcccaatcccatcccaatcctgTTGGAATGGCTGTGGGTCTGTATCCCACCGGGaagagccagcacagcccctcccCCCATCGGGGGATTCCCTACAAGAAGGATTCCCAGTCTTGATCCCTGGGACGCCGATCCCgaggaacattcccagctgtgAGCGCTCATCCCTGGTTGATGGCAGCACTGAGATTCCCTATAAGGATTCCCAATCCCTGGGACGCCGATCCCAAGGAACATTCCCGGCTGTGAGCGCTCATCCCTGGTTGATGGCAGCGCTGAGATTCCCTATAAGGATTCCCAATCCCTGGGATGCCGATCCCAAGGAACATTCCCGGCCAGGAACGCTCATCCCTGGTTGACAGCGGCGCTGTCCTCGCTGAGCAGCGCTTCCCGCTCCTCCTCGTTCCCGTCGGCATTCCCGCCGGCGGCGTTCGCGGCGCTCCGGCGCGGCAGCAGGGCGCCGAGCAGGCCGTTGTAGAGCGCGGCGCCGGCCAGGAGCAGCGCGAATCCCGGGATTTGGAGCGCGTGGAAGCGCTCCCAGCGCAGCGCCAGGCTGAGCGCCCAGACCAGCAGCGTGCGCAGGCTGTCCAGCACCGTCCGCGTGGTCGCGCTCCGCTCCCGCGTCACGCTGATCCCGGAGAAGTTGAAGAAGGAGATGCTCCCGATGTTCCCCAGGAGCGCCGCCAGGATCAGGGGCCGCCGGCGGATCTGGCAGAAGGCGTCGGCGGGATCTTCCAGGACCCCGTGCGGGTTCCCGCTGAGCCGCCCCGCCGGGATGAAGGAGAGCGGCGCCAGCAGCAGCGCCAGGATGGTGAAGCCGAAGAAACCTGCGGGGAAAAGGGGCTGGTCCGGCTTTTCCGCGGATCCGCCGGCCCGGTGATTCCCGTTGCCGGGGTTTGGGAACGTGGCGGGAAGGGGGCTGCGGACCTTCGGTGCCCACGGCGCGCAGCGGGTGGACGTCGTGGCTGAAGATGAATTTCTCCTCCAGCACCATCTGGATGGACACGATGACCTGGGCCAGCAGGATCAGGAGGTCACCTGGGAAACCAGggaaaaggcagggaaaggagggaggaggaaaaggggaggaagaaACGGGaatgaggagaaaaggaaggaaaacagagcaagaggggggaaaagaaggtCGGGAAGGAGGTGAGGAGGACAGGGAAGGAGGGGGGAGAaaacagggaaggagggaaaataGAGGAGGAAGAgcgggaaaagaaggaaatggggaagagaaggaaaagatgaggaaaagggggaaaggagaaagggaggaaaaaagagcagGAATGAGGGCAggaggacagggaatgggggaattGAGGGtgggaagagagaaggaaaagggggggaaagatgaggaaaagggggaaagcagagaaatgggaaaagaagccCGGGAATGAGGAGAGGAAaatggggaaggagggaaaaaaaatgcagaaaagggggaaagaaggaaacGGGGAAGAgagaagggggagggaagaaatgaggggaaggaaatgagggggagaaaggaaaggaaagagggaaagaaaccagggaaggaggggagggagaggggaaaaaggggaagggaaggaagtggagcagggaaaaaagatgaggaagggaggaaaagacagggaaagagggaaaggagggaaggaaacggggaggggaaggaaagggaagggaaacaggGAAGTGGGGAAGTGGAAGTGGGAAAAGCAGACCAGGAAAGGGGGAAATAAGGCcggggaatgggggaaaggatgagggagggggagaaggcggcagggaagagggagaagaCAAGGAAtggggagaaaggagaaggggGACAAAAGCcggggaaaaggtgggaaaaggtgggaaagaAGTTCAGGAAAACATGGAAGTGAGagaagatgaggaagaggaagctGAGCCCCATGGTCCAGGGAAGCTCCAGGGATCCCGCTGTCCCATGGAGTGATCCCACCATCCCAAAGAGTGATCCCACCATCCCAAAGAGTGATCCCACCATCCCATGGAGTGATCCCACAATCCCAAAGAGTAATCCCACAATCCCAAAGAGTGATCCCACCACCCCAAAGAGTGATCCCACCATCCCATGGAGGCCATTCCACAGAGTTTTCCCGCCATTCCATGGAGGGATCCCACATTTCAAGGAGT
This Aphelocoma coerulescens isolate FSJ_1873_10779 chromosome 3, UR_Acoe_1.0, whole genome shotgun sequence DNA region includes the following protein-coding sequences:
- the SLC35F6 gene encoding solute carrier family 35 member F6 isoform X1 — protein: MAWSRYQLGLAALLLLTGSINTLAAKWADNFSAPGCDGTEEHRFQHPFLQVREIPFPLPTPFQLPAPFLQAAGMFLGEFSCLPVFHLLLLRHRRRADPGPAPSRPFHPLLFLPPALCDMAATSIMYVALNMTSASSFQMLRGSVIVFTGLLSVAFLGRKLERSHWLGILLTILGLALVGLADLRGSGGTEHGLADIITGDLLILLAQVIVSIQMVLEEKFIFSHDVHPLRAVGTEGFFGFTILALLLAPLSFIPAGRLSGNPHGVLEDPADAFCQIRRRPLILAALLGNIGSISFFNFSGISVTRERSATTRTVLDSLRTLLVWALSLALRWERFHALQIPGFALLLAGAALYNGLLGALLPRRSAANAAGGNADGNEEEREALLSEDSAAVNQG
- the SLC35F6 gene encoding solute carrier family 35 member F6 isoform X2, which translates into the protein MAWSRYQLGLAALLLLTGSINTLAAKWADNFSAPGCDGTEEHRFQHPFLQAAGMFLGEFSCLPVFHLLLLRHRRRADPGPAPSRPFHPLLFLPPALCDMAATSIMYVALNMTSASSFQMLRGSVIVFTGLLSVAFLGRKLERSHWLGILLTILGLALVGLADLRGSGGTEHGLADIITGDLLILLAQVIVSIQMVLEEKFIFSHDVHPLRAVGTEGFFGFTILALLLAPLSFIPAGRLSGNPHGVLEDPADAFCQIRRRPLILAALLGNIGSISFFNFSGISVTRERSATTRTVLDSLRTLLVWALSLALRWERFHALQIPGFALLLAGAALYNGLLGALLPRRSAANAAGGNADGNEEEREALLSEDSAAVNQG